A genomic segment from Muntiacus reevesi chromosome 15, mMunRee1.1, whole genome shotgun sequence encodes:
- the LOC136147451 gene encoding myeloid-associated differentiation marker-like has protein sequence MCSSSGLLSAILLGYFLRLLQLLSTCLAFSLVASVGTWMGAVSNWSIFIWCFCFLVTLIILIIEFCGLQSRFPFSWYNFLITYACYAALLCISASIIYPTTYIWFFPHGRSQDHAIAATAFSCIAAVAYASEVAWARTWVWLGVITGYMVTVPGLLKGLETFVAGVIFAFIIDSHLYLHQPALVWCVAVYSICFLLAATALLLNWCDCDNRLPVAFPSFLLGLTLLSVLLYTSALVLWPLYQFDEQFGGQPERPRCDDGLVYSVCTWDQQLAVAVLTAVNLLIYVVDLVFLAHMVFSRTEDQLRGSQFPLLYKS, from the coding sequence ATGTGTTCATCCTCAGGCCTGCTTTCTGCAATCCTCTTGGGCTACTTCCTCCGCCTGTTGCAGCTGCTCTCCACCTGCCTGGCCTTCTCCCTCGTGGCCAGTGTGGGCACTTGGATGGGGGCCGTAAGTAACTGGTCCATATTCATCTGGTGCTTCTGCTTTCTTGTGACCCTCATCATCCTCATAATCGAGTTCTGTGGGCTCCAGTCCCGCTTCCCCTTCTCCTGGTACAACTTTCTCATCACCTATGCCTGTTACGCTGCCCTCCTCTGCATCTCGGCCTCCATCATTTACCCCACCACTTACATCTGGTTCTTCCCCCATGGCCGCTCCCAGGATCATGCCATCGCTGCCACTgcattctcctgcattgctgctGTGGCTTATGCCAGCGAAGTGGCCTGGGCTCGGACCTGGGTCTGGCTCGGCGTGATCACTGGCTACATGGTCACTGTGCCAGGACTGCTCAAGGGGCTGGAGACTTTTGTGGCTGGTGTCATCTTCGCCTTTATCATCGACAGCCACCTGTACCTGCACCAGCCTGCCCTTGTGTGGTGCGTGGCCGTGTACTCCATCTGCTTCCTCCTGGCAGCCACGGCCCTCCTGCTGAACTGGTGTGACTGTGACAACAGGCTGCCCGTTGCCTTTCCCAGTTTTCTTCTGGGGCTGACCCTGCTCTCCGTCCTCCTCTACACCAGCGCTCTGGTCCTCTGGCCTCTCTACCAGTTTGACGAGCAGTTTGGTGGCCAGCCCGAGCGACCGCGCTGCGATGATGGGCTTGTCTATTCTGTGTGCACCTGGGACCAGCAACTGGCTGTGGCCGTCCTGACAGCCGTCAACCTGCTGATTTACGTAGTCGACTTGGTGTTCTTGGCCCACATGGTTTTTTCAAGGACTGAGGATCAGCTCAGGGGCTCCCAGTTCCCTCTTCTTTACAAGTCATGA
- the LOC136147389 gene encoding myeloid-associated differentiation marker-like isoform X1 translates to MGFLRLPQLFSTCVAFSLVADMGIWRGSIGNWSMSIWCFCFAVTLMIVTVEYFDFESRFPFFWYNLPITYACYAILLCLLTSIIYSITYVRFLPDGPLRDRAMAASVLSCVASVLYGIDVTFVWNYYGFEEITCYVHTLPGLLKVLETFVACVIFAFLSNTSLYLHQPALEWCVAVYSICFIWAALAMLLKLGDWENILPVPFPIFQLGLILLSVILYISALVLWPLYQFYEEFGGQPQWSSDISCIYDLMCAWIQQLAVAILTAINLLIYVADLMYWACQVSIGTEDQPRNF, encoded by the coding sequence GCTTTCTCCGCCTGCCACAGCTCTTCTCTACCTGTGTGGCCTTCTCCCTAGTAGCCGACATGGGCATTTGGAGAGGGAGCATAGGTAATTGGTCCATGTCAATTTGGTGCTTCTGTTTTGCTGTGACACTCATGATAGTCACAGTCGAGTATTTTGATTTCGAATCACGCTTTCCCTTCTTCTGGTACAACCTCCCCATCACCTATGCCTGCTACGCCATCCTCCTCTGCCTCTTGACTTCCATTATCTACTCCATCACCTACGTCCGGTTCCTGCCTGATGGACCTCTCCGGGACCGGGCCATGGCGGCCAGTGTACTCTCCTGTGTCGCTTCTGTACTTTATGGCATAGATGTGACCTTTGTGTGGAACTACTATGGGTTCGAAGAGATCACCTGCTATGTGCACACATTACCAGGCCTGCTGAAGGTGCTGGAGACCTTTGTGGCCTGTGTCATCTTTGCCTTCCTCAGCAACACCTCCCTGTACCTGCACCAGCCGGCCCTGGAGTGGTGCGTGGCCGTGTACTCCATCTGCTTCATCTGGGCAGCACTAGCTATGCTGCTAAAACTGGGTGACTGGGAGAACATACTGCCTGTCCCCTTCCCCATTTTTCAGTTGGGGCTAATCTTGCTCTCCGTCATCCTCTACATCAGCGCTCTGGTCCTCTGGCCACTCTACCAATTCTATGAGGAATTCGGCGGGCAGCCGCAGTGGTCCAGTGATATCAGTTGTATCTATGACCTCATGTGCGCTTGGATCCAGCAACTGGCTGTGGCCATCCTGACAGCCATTAACCTATTGATTTATGTGGCTGACTTGATGTACTGGGCCTGCCAGGTTTCCATAGGGACTGAGGACCAGCCCAGGAACTTCTGA
- the LOC136147389 gene encoding myeloid-associated differentiation marker-like isoform X2 has protein sequence MGIWRGSIGNWSMSIWCFCFAVTLMIVTVEYFDFESRFPFFWYNLPITYACYAILLCLLTSIIYSITYVRFLPDGPLRDRAMAASVLSCVASVLYGIDVTFVWNYYGFEEITCYVHTLPGLLKVLETFVACVIFAFLSNTSLYLHQPALEWCVAVYSICFIWAALAMLLKLGDWENILPVPFPIFQLGLILLSVILYISALVLWPLYQFYEEFGGQPQWSSDISCIYDLMCAWIQQLAVAILTAINLLIYVADLMYWACQVSIGTEDQPRNF, from the coding sequence ATGGGCATTTGGAGAGGGAGCATAGGTAATTGGTCCATGTCAATTTGGTGCTTCTGTTTTGCTGTGACACTCATGATAGTCACAGTCGAGTATTTTGATTTCGAATCACGCTTTCCCTTCTTCTGGTACAACCTCCCCATCACCTATGCCTGCTACGCCATCCTCCTCTGCCTCTTGACTTCCATTATCTACTCCATCACCTACGTCCGGTTCCTGCCTGATGGACCTCTCCGGGACCGGGCCATGGCGGCCAGTGTACTCTCCTGTGTCGCTTCTGTACTTTATGGCATAGATGTGACCTTTGTGTGGAACTACTATGGGTTCGAAGAGATCACCTGCTATGTGCACACATTACCAGGCCTGCTGAAGGTGCTGGAGACCTTTGTGGCCTGTGTCATCTTTGCCTTCCTCAGCAACACCTCCCTGTACCTGCACCAGCCGGCCCTGGAGTGGTGCGTGGCCGTGTACTCCATCTGCTTCATCTGGGCAGCACTAGCTATGCTGCTAAAACTGGGTGACTGGGAGAACATACTGCCTGTCCCCTTCCCCATTTTTCAGTTGGGGCTAATCTTGCTCTCCGTCATCCTCTACATCAGCGCTCTGGTCCTCTGGCCACTCTACCAATTCTATGAGGAATTCGGCGGGCAGCCGCAGTGGTCCAGTGATATCAGTTGTATCTATGACCTCATGTGCGCTTGGATCCAGCAACTGGCTGTGGCCATCCTGACAGCCATTAACCTATTGATTTATGTGGCTGACTTGATGTACTGGGCCTGCCAGGTTTCCATAGGGACTGAGGACCAGCCCAGGAACTTCTGA